One part of the Raphanus sativus cultivar WK10039 chromosome 7, ASM80110v3, whole genome shotgun sequence genome encodes these proteins:
- the LOC130494735 gene encoding uncharacterized protein LOC130494735: MDKCLPFYDVLRGNKRFEWADKCEDAFKQLKHYLATPPVIAKPVEGEPLFLYIAVSATAVSGVLIQEERGDQKPIFYVSKTLLDAETRYPLMEKLAYAVVTSARKLRPPSQSGRLAKWAVELSEYDIDYRPRTIAKSQVLADFLVELPTKAITNKEPNSTWLLHVDGSSSKQGSGIGIRLTSPTGEIFEQSFRLEFHASNNEAEYEALIAGLQLAHGLKIRNLHAYCDSQLVASQYSGEYEARDERMEAYLKLVQNLSQDFDSFTLTRIPRSENTQADALAALASSSDPGLKRVIPVEFIEHPSIGPPIVINLIQDYNEEEIAVQSEETPEQNEYGCDTPWLETIRAYIIDGKLPPEKWAARKVKTQAARYVTVDREIYKWKFYRPLMTCLEGDKARKVMEEVHSGSCGNHSGGRSLAVKIKCHGYYWPTMIGDCEKFTQKSEKMPEARSDYSATCGRTLLHYVTIPFHALG, translated from the exons ATGGACAAATGCTTACCTTTCTACGATGTCTTGCGGGGAAACAAAAGATTCGAGTGGGCAGATAAGTGCGAAGACGCATTCAAACAACTAAAGCACTATCTAGCGACTCCCCCAGTTATCGCAAAACCCGTGGAAGGGGAGCCTCTATTCCTATACATAGCGGTATCGGCAACGGCCGTTAGTGGCGTCCTGATCCAGGAAGAACGTGGAGATCAGAAACCGATCTTCTACGTAAGCAAAACATTGCTGGACGCCGAAACGCGCTATCCTTTAATGGAAAAATTAGCATACGCAGTCGTAACATCAGCACGGAAACTTCGACC TCCGAGCCAGTCGGGAAGGTTAGCCAAATGGGCCGTCGAACTCAGCGAGTACGATATAGATTATCGTCCCAGAACGATTGCAAAGTCTCAAGTACTCGCGGACTTTTTGGTGGAACTACCAACCAAAGCCATAACTAACAAAGAGCCTAACTCGACTTGGCTCCTTCACGTTGATGGATCATCGTCAAAACAAGGATCCGGTATCGGCATCCGCCTGACATCGCCGACCGGAGAGATCTTCGAACAATCATTTAGATTGGAGTTCCACGCATCGAATAACGAGGCAGAATACGAGGCCCTTATCGCGGGATTACAATTAGCCCACGGTTTGAAAATACGAAACCTCCAtgcttactgcgactctcaaCTGGTTGCGAGCCAGTATAGCGGGGAGTACGAAGCCAGGGACGAAAGGATGGAAGCATACCTCAAACTAGTCCAAAATTTATCCCAAGACTTTGATTCTTTCACTCTCACTCGAATTCCTCGTTCCGAGAATACGCAAGCAGACGCACTCGCAGCCCTGGCCTCGAGTTCGGACCCGGGACTTAAAAGAGTAATCCCGGTCGAGTTCATCGAACATCCGAGCATTGGACCTCCCATCGTCATCAATCTTATTCAAGATTATAACGAAGAGGAAATCGCAGTCCAGTCAGAAGAAACGCCGGAACAAAACGAATATGGCTGCGATACACCATGGCTGGAGACGATACGAGCGTATATCATCGACGGAAAATTACCCCCCGAGAAGTGGGCAGCTCGAAAAGTCAAAACCCAAGCCGCTCGTTATGTAACGGTCGACAGAGAAATTTACAAGTGGAAATTCTATAGACCACTCATGACGTGTTTAGAAGGGGATAAGGCGAGAAAAGTAATGGAAGAAGTTCACTCTGGTTCCTGCGGAAATCATTCCGGCGGAAGGTCACTCGCCGTAAAAATCAAATGCCATGGGTATTACTGGCCAACGATGATCGGAGACTGCGAAAAATTCACacaaaaaagtgaaaaaatgcCAGAGGCACGCTCCGACTATTCGGCAACGTGCGGAAGAACTCTCCTCCATTACGTCACCATTCCCTTTCATGCGCTGGGCTAA